The genome window GAGTCGTGGACACCTGTGCTTGTCCCAAGCAGCCTCCGGAACATCATTCAGTTGGTGAGATTCAACGATCTGCTCTACGCCAGAACTATAGACGACACGACACCTCACCCCCGCCTCTTTCGCTTATCTACCGAGGATAATCGGTTAACGTCTGTTCCGGGTATGCCATTTTTAAAGGGGGCAGACTATGCCAAGCTAATGGAAGAAGGTTTCATAGAGATTCTGTCAGTAAAAGATCAGACCGAGGGAGAAAAAAACAACCTTGAAGATAATATCCTTGAGGATTTAGATGCCGAGACATTTGTTGAAGACTATAGTCCAGCCTTAGAGGAGCTCCTGGCTGAGGTTTTGAGGTCGGTTATCGGGAATTTCGCCATCAGTGGTGATACTTACTATATGGAATATGGAAAGAAACTCTTCAGATGGAAAACCGGCACGACGGAATGGGTGGATACCGGACTCCTCAATGAATTTCCTGTTGATATAATTGACAATGCTAACACTCTTGATTCCCTCCCTTCCAACCTCGCGGTTTCAGGAAGTATCGTCTACATCGGTAAATGGGATGGATACCTCTTCCAATCATTTGATGAGGGAAACACATGGAACGATGTTACGGCGAGCCTCCCGTTCTCTGTTGCGCATTTCAGGGGCGTAACCTTTGCAGGGTCAACCGTTTATGTCAAATGATGGTATCTCTTGGGAGGCGACAACCGATACAGAAGGCGTGCCAATTGTCATAGAAAGATTCGCGGTAGACGGCACAACCGTTTATGGGACACACCAGCAACGGGTGTACCAATTGAAAGCAAATGCTAACACGTGGCAACAGGTTACACCGGAAATTCCAGTCCGTGTTAACGCTCTTGCCGTTGATGGTAACACGCTTTATGTCGGCACTACTGGCAGGGGTGTGCTACGTTTCACGCTTGATGAATCCGAATAAAAAACCTGAAATATACTAACACTCTAAGGAGATTAAAAAATGAAAAGCATAATTTTACGAGGCAAGATTCGCAATTCCCTAACACTTCTGATCGCAACTTTAGCAACAGTCATAGGCTCACAACTATCGCTTCACGCAAGCACAGATCAGTTTCTCTTTGATATGGATGCGATGAAAGACCCCAGCAGTTTGCTCGTGAAACTTCAAGATACGCGTGCACCGGTGTCCGAATGGATCGCATCGCAATTGTCCGAAGATATGCAGTGGGTGTTACTCGGATACAATGGTACAAGTAACCTATCCCCTCAGCAGCAGGAAGTATTGCTTTCAGACCTAAATCGACTGCTTCAAGGGAATTCTCTCTACGATGCGCAACGGTTTGCCACTGTTGAACTCAGTGAACAAACACAGGCACTCATCGCCGAAAACCCGCAAAGTGGGGAAGCGTTGGTGCGTCTAAACCGGTGTCTCTTAGCAGATGCCTACCCTTATGAATTAGCCTCGCTTTCAGAGGAACAGACCGCTAAGGATTTTAAAGGCATTGAGACGTGCAGAGAAAATTTGCGGCAGATAAAACGCGCCCGTGATGACTATAGGACCGCCAACGCCGATGCGGATCCGCAGTGGCTGTCCGATCTTTCTCCGCAGTATCTGGACGAAAAAGTTCTCTTCTGTCCGGCAGACCCGACAGCAGGAACCCCCGGCGTGCTCACTGAGAATGCATCCGACCCAAAACTTCCGTGCAGTTATCTTTACGAGATTCGGCCCTCTGAGAAAGACGGTCAACACATGCTGTGGACACAGGAAGGTGATATGGTCCCTATCGTTCGTTGTGAACACCACCGTCTCAACCTAAGTCTCGGCGGAAAACTCTATCGCAACGGTCCACAAAGAGGCATCTATGAAAGTAACAAGATCGGGATCTCTGCACTCGCTGACGTTATGCGTGACTTACGTAAACAACACGGGGACGCGTTTCTTAAGACCCAAGAAGGTCGAGAGAAACTCAAACAAGCGACTGAAGAAATAGTCTTGGAGAAATTCGTACCAAAACTGATGAGTGCCTTGGAGAAAGAGATTGTTTCTCAACTTGAAGCACAACTTGGAAAAGACATTCTCCAAACACCAATGGGGATGAATATCCTCAAAGAAGCAATACCGCAGGTGGGGGATCAAATTAAGGTACAACTACAGTCGCAACTTGAAGCACAACTCGGAGAAGAATTTCTAAAAACCGAAGAGGGACAGGACATCCTTCGGCAATTGGCGGATCTGATATCTCTGTGATGTGCTATACAGTAAGTCCCATAAAAGACGTTGTAGCATGAACTGCGAATTTGTGCTACAACGAACACCGAACTAAAAAACAAAGGAGAAATTACCGTGTTAATGACATTGATTCAAAAAGAGATCATGCATCACATTCTCAGTGTCCGATTTATCGCGCTTTTGCTGATGTGTGCCCTGCTCATTCCACTCACCCTTTCTATCAATTATCGCAGGTATAGCCAGAATTTGACGGATTATCAAGAGTCCGTGAAACGGAACGCACAGGATCCAAACGTGGAGGTCTCTAAGTTCTTCCTCAAACCTACACCTTTGAGCGTCTTCGCAAACGGTTTAGAGGAAGCACTGCCGACCTATCTTGGGATGACCCGTAATGGCGTGAGGCAGGGTTCAGCAGGGATTTCTCAGGCATCCGCGGCGTATGCACTTGGGAACCTTGATTTCCTGTTTATTGTCGGAATTGTTTTCAGTCTGCTGGCACTTCTGTTCACATTTGATGCTGTTGCCGGAGAAAGAGAGGCAGGCACGCTCCGGATAAATCTGTCAAATCCGCTTCCCCGAGATGTGTTTCTGTGGAGCAAGCTGATCGGTGGATACATCGTGTTCGTTATTCCGTTTTTAGTATCTTTCCTTTTGGGGTTACTCCTGATCGTTTGGCAGGGATTTCCGCTCGGTGAGCTTAAGGTTGCACTGCCGGTGCTCGGTCTCACACTTATCTCGCTGCTCTATATTGCGGTGTTTTTTGCGATAGGTGTCGTCATTTCAACGTATCTCGACAACGCCAAGACCGCGCTGATCGTCGCATTTACGTTTTGGGTATTTGCGGTGCTGATCGCGCCGCGGGGCGCGTTTGTCGTCGCGAAACTCGTCGCGCCCACCCGAACACAGCAAGCTGTTTATATGGAGAAAAACGCACTTCGCAATAACCTGACAAAGGATAAGGAAGAGAAGATTGGGGAAAAAATGGCTTTAGCTTTTGAGAGCGGCGGTAGTGTTCATATTAACCTAAACGATCCAGAGACGCAGAAAAGGTTAGATAAACTCAGAAAACCGATTGATGAACAGTATCGACTGGAGTTCCAGAATCAATCGGGTAAAATTGACAGGGACTATCAACGCGAAAAGGATCGACAAGAGCAGGTTGGTGAGATGCTTTCCCGGATCGCACCCACGTCTTCACTTACCTATTTTGCGATGAACCTCACACAAACCGGCACGTTAAAAAGGGACACCTATTTTCAAACGGGTGAGAGGTACTATAAGCAACTTGATGATACGTATTTCAGCACAATTTCGGACGACGTGCTGGCACAGTTTTTACATCTGATGAATCGGTCAAATGAGTCTTCTGAATCCGAAACAGACGAAATCCTGCCACCACCAATGTTAATAGAACCTGCTTTATCGGACACATTACGCCGCTCCGCAGTGGATGTGTTCTTACTCGGTTTTTTCGCTTTAGCGTTTACG of Candidatus Poribacteria bacterium contains these proteins:
- a CDS encoding PQQ-binding-like beta-propeller repeat protein, which encodes MSNDGISWEATTDTEGVPIVIERFAVDGTTVYGTHQQRVYQLKANANTWQQVTPEIPVRVNALAVDGNTLYVGTTGRGVLRFTLDESE
- a CDS encoding ABC transporter permease, whose product is MTLIQKEIMHHILSVRFIALLLMCALLIPLTLSINYRRYSQNLTDYQESVKRNAQDPNVEVSKFFLKPTPLSVFANGLEEALPTYLGMTRNGVRQGSAGISQASAAYALGNLDFLFIVGIVFSLLALLFTFDAVAGEREAGTLRINLSNPLPRDVFLWSKLIGGYIVFVIPFLVSFLLGLLLIVWQGFPLGELKVALPVLGLTLISLLYIAVFFAIGVVISTYLDNAKTALIVAFTFWVFAVLIAPRGAFVVAKLVAPTRTQQAVYMEKNALRNNLTKDKEEKIGEKMALAFESGGSVHINLNDPETQKRLDKLRKPIDEQYRLEFQNQSGKIDRDYQREKDRQEQVGEMLSRIAPTSSLTYFAMNLTQTGTLKRDTYFQTGERYYKQLDDTYFSTISDDVLAQFLHLMNRSNESSESETDEILPPPMLIEPALSDTLRRSAVDVFLLGFFALAFTVVAFLKFFRSDI